From Woronichinia naegeliana WA131, the proteins below share one genomic window:
- a CDS encoding AarF/ABC1/UbiB kinase family protein: MNPSPSFFPDSDSAIEQLTHYDAEAIAQYYRYRPWQLIWRTLVVLLSFLLFFFHLQWDQWRNQVETHKLQRASELRELLTRLGPSFIKVGQALSTRPDLVRRDFLEELIKLQDQLPPFNNELAFSIIKRELGLSVDEAFREISPHPVAAASLGQVYRAVLYTGEEVAVKVQRPNLRPLLTLDLCLMRWGAKNFAGFLPLNLGHDLTLIVDEFGIKLFEEIDYLHEGHNAEKFAENFHNDPEVKVPGIYWQYSNTKVLTLEWINGFKLTDTDKIRAAGIDPNVIVKIGVTSGLRQLLEYGFFHADPHPGNLFATLDGRIAYIDFGMMDQLENKTKEILASAIVQLINKDYKALADDFVELGFLTSETNIQEIVPALEKVLGAAMGQSVRDFNFKTITDEFSELMYDYPFRVPAQFALIIRSLVTQEGSALSLDPNFKIVEVAYPYVARRLLTGESPQLRRQLLNVLFKDDHFQWQRLENMLEIARSDEKFDILPTAQLGIQYLFSDEGLYLRRQLLLALTEDERLHTAEVQRLWSLIKDDIKPQQIFTVAINAIREFSLIRG; the protein is encoded by the coding sequence GTGAATCCTTCGCCCTCTTTTTTTCCTGACTCTGATTCAGCAATCGAACAACTGACCCACTATGATGCAGAGGCGATCGCCCAATATTACCGTTATCGTCCTTGGCAACTGATCTGGCGCACCTTAGTTGTACTTTTGTCCTTTTTGCTTTTTTTCTTTCATCTTCAGTGGGATCAATGGCGAAATCAGGTTGAAACCCATAAACTACAGCGAGCTAGTGAACTGCGGGAATTATTAACTCGTCTAGGGCCAAGCTTTATAAAAGTTGGGCAAGCCCTTTCCACTCGTCCCGATCTGGTTCGCCGCGATTTTTTAGAAGAATTAATCAAATTACAAGACCAATTACCACCATTTAATAACGAATTAGCATTTAGCATTATTAAACGAGAATTGGGTTTAAGTGTTGATGAAGCTTTCCGAGAAATTTCTCCCCATCCCGTCGCCGCCGCCAGTTTAGGACAAGTTTATCGAGCCGTTCTTTATACAGGGGAAGAAGTTGCGGTTAAGGTTCAGCGTCCTAACTTGCGTCCCTTACTAACCTTAGATCTCTGTTTAATGCGCTGGGGAGCCAAAAATTTTGCGGGGTTTCTGCCCCTAAATTTGGGTCATGATTTAACGCTCATTGTGGATGAATTTGGCATTAAGTTATTTGAAGAAATTGACTATCTTCACGAAGGCCACAATGCCGAAAAATTTGCTGAGAATTTTCACAATGATCCAGAAGTTAAGGTTCCAGGCATCTATTGGCAATATAGCAACACTAAAGTTTTAACCTTGGAATGGATTAATGGTTTTAAATTGACTGATACGGATAAGATTCGAGCAGCCGGAATTGATCCCAATGTCATTGTTAAAATTGGTGTTACATCGGGCTTACGTCAACTATTAGAATATGGCTTTTTCCATGCCGATCCCCATCCGGGCAACCTTTTTGCCACCCTAGACGGACGCATTGCCTATATTGATTTTGGCATGATGGATCAACTGGAAAACAAGACAAAAGAAATTTTAGCCAGTGCCATTGTGCAATTAATTAATAAGGACTATAAAGCCCTTGCTGATGATTTTGTTGAACTCGGATTTTTAACCTCAGAGACCAATATCCAAGAAATTGTTCCCGCCCTGGAAAAAGTTCTAGGGGCAGCCATGGGGCAAAGCGTCAGGGATTTTAATTTCAAAACCATTACCGATGAATTCTCGGAGTTAATGTATGATTATCCTTTCCGGGTTCCAGCCCAATTCGCACTCATTATTCGTTCTCTCGTCACTCAAGAAGGTTCTGCCCTCAGTCTAGATCCCAATTTTAAAATTGTGGAAGTGGCCTATCCTTACGTTGCCCGTCGTTTGTTAACAGGGGAATCACCTCAATTGCGTCGTCAATTATTAAATGTTTTGTTTAAAGATGATCATTTCCAGTGGCAACGTTTGGAAAATATGCTAGAGATAGCCCGTTCCGACGAGAAGTTTGATATTTTGCCCACCGCTCAACTCGGCATTCAATATCTCTTTTCTGATGAAGGTCTGTACCTACGTCGTCAACTACTCTTAGCGTTAACGGAGGATGAACGGCTACATACGGCGGAAGTGCAAAGGCTTTGGAGTCTGATTAAAGATGATATTAAACCTCAACAAATTTTTACCGTCGCCATTAATGCAATTCGAGAGTTTTCGTTAATCAGAGGCTAA
- a CDS encoding ATP-binding protein: MITYLTLKNFKSITEQRYEFSEFDLLVGRNNSGKSTILQALTIWQFCIDEFRQTNRRGKNGTQIVLPNFTALPVPEFNLLWREKTDRRYSLTPEGTKKPEYILIDIDVTWMTEEPNPQCHTFGVRLRYNSPQTIYAIPAEGWARFRQLEGDEKNINSCLPIIAYVPPFSGLEPSEERRDDGPIRQQIGKAQPGSVLRNLLLRVWENNREDWQEIQRVLKNWFNVDLNEPRYNSKRDTKIQCEYRQFDKLYDIIAGGSGFHQILTLLAFFYGYRPTTILLDEPDAHLHVNLQREILDYFKNKSLRNKKSQFLIATHAEEFIQGVDIRQVISLLEKIPKRVEAKPAILSAMAEVSNLEITQLTELETPLLVYVEGETDERLLRSWASVLGYQAILSQLCFRVMRGGSKDKMKSDSDRHFEGVRQIIPKTKRLILFDYDSSETAFHPPPNNPSLYEWQRKNIENYLLVPDAWLRAYLQKSGISNSEQSINHPIKPIIMDFFSSENLTLPPHQSWHEVKANIFKVVDGKKLLFQDNNALFQQLKQEAVKLALPYPIELTRETVANNMTSDEIHEDVYCFFRKIAALIEPSSSCPNL, encoded by the coding sequence ATGATTACTTATTTGACCCTCAAAAATTTTAAAAGTATTACAGAGCAGCGATACGAATTTTCGGAATTTGATCTACTGGTAGGTCGAAACAATAGTGGGAAAAGCACGATTTTACAAGCTTTAACTATTTGGCAATTCTGTATTGATGAATTTCGCCAAACCAACCGTCGTGGCAAAAATGGAACACAAATTGTTCTACCTAACTTTACGGCTCTACCTGTTCCTGAATTTAACCTCCTATGGCGGGAAAAAACCGATCGTCGCTATTCCTTAACACCAGAAGGAACCAAAAAACCAGAATATATTTTGATTGATATTGATGTTACTTGGATGACAGAAGAACCTAATCCTCAATGTCATACATTCGGCGTAAGATTGCGCTATAATTCACCACAAACAATCTATGCCATTCCTGCGGAAGGATGGGCGCGTTTTCGTCAACTAGAAGGAGATGAAAAAAATATTAATTCATGCTTGCCGATAATTGCCTATGTTCCTCCTTTTTCTGGCTTGGAACCTAGTGAAGAAAGACGTGATGATGGCCCCATTAGACAACAAATTGGCAAGGCTCAACCAGGCAGTGTACTTAGAAATTTATTATTGCGAGTTTGGGAAAATAATCGTGAGGATTGGCAAGAAATTCAACGAGTCCTTAAAAATTGGTTTAATGTTGATCTCAATGAACCTAGATATAATTCCAAACGCGATACTAAGATACAGTGCGAATATCGACAATTTGATAAATTATATGACATCATTGCAGGCGGAAGTGGGTTTCATCAGATTTTAACCCTATTGGCTTTTTTTTATGGCTATCGTCCTACGACTATTTTATTAGATGAACCAGATGCCCATCTTCATGTCAATTTACAAAGAGAAATTCTAGACTATTTCAAAAATAAGAGTTTAAGAAATAAGAAATCACAATTTTTAATTGCTACCCATGCAGAAGAATTTATTCAAGGTGTGGATATTAGGCAAGTAATCTCATTACTGGAAAAAATACCGAAGCGAGTTGAAGCAAAACCAGCAATTTTGAGTGCAATGGCAGAGGTTTCTAATCTAGAAATCACTCAGCTAACGGAATTAGAAACACCCCTGCTTGTTTATGTGGAAGGTGAAACTGATGAACGATTATTGCGATCATGGGCCTCGGTTTTAGGATATCAAGCAATCCTCAGTCAACTTTGTTTTCGGGTGATGCGTGGTGGTTCTAAAGATAAAATGAAGTCGGACAGCGATCGCCATTTTGAGGGAGTGAGACAAATTATTCCTAAAACCAAACGCTTAATTTTATTTGATTATGATAGTAGCGAAACGGCTTTTCATCCACCACCGAATAATCCTAGTCTTTATGAATGGCAACGCAAAAACATTGAAAATTATTTGTTAGTTCCCGATGCCTGGTTAAGAGCTTACTTGCAAAAAAGTGGAATCAGCAATTCCGAGCAGTCTATCAATCACCCAATTAAGCCAATCATTATGGATTTTTTTAGTAGTGAAAATTTGACTCTTCCTCCTCATCAATCCTGGCATGAAGTAAAAGCAAATATTTTTAAAGTGGTTGATGGCAAAAAACTGCTCTTTCAAGATAATAATGCTTTATTCCAACAGTTAAAGCAAGAGGCAGTTAAACTTGCCTTACCCTATCCAATTGAATTAACTCGTGAAACTGTTGCTAATAATATGACTTCCGATGAGATTCACGAAGATGTATATTGCTTTTTCAGAAAAATTGCAGCTTTAATAGAACCGTCGTCTTCCTGTCCAAATCTATGA
- the purB gene encoding adenylosuccinate lyase: MIERYTLPEMGNLWTDAYKLKTWLDVEIAVCEAQAELGYIPAAAVEEIKAKANFDPQRVLEIEAEVRHDVIAFLTNVNEYVGDAGRYIHLGLTSSDVLDTALALQLVASLDLILERLEDLIQTLRYQAQQHRYTVMVGRSHGIHAEPITFGFKLAGWLAEVLRNRDRLVRLRQTIAVGKISGAVGTYANIDPRVEAIACQKLALEPDTASTQVISRDRHAEYVQQLALLGASLERFAVEIRNLQRTDVLEVEEYFSKGQKGSSAMPHKRNPIRSERLTGMARIVRGHAVAALENVALWHERDISHSSVERVVFPDSCILTHFMLQEMTNLVKNLLIYPENMKRNMNVYGGVIFSQKVLLALVEKGMSREAAYQVVQGSAHQAWNQEGGDFEALIRQDPKITQYLTPAEITTCFDPQEHLKNLEQIYQRLDI; encoded by the coding sequence GTGATTGAACGTTATACCCTGCCTGAGATGGGCAACCTTTGGACTGATGCCTATAAACTCAAGACCTGGTTAGATGTAGAAATTGCTGTTTGTGAGGCCCAGGCAGAGTTGGGGTATATTCCCGCAGCAGCAGTGGAAGAAATTAAGGCTAAGGCCAATTTTGACCCCCAACGGGTTCTCGAAATTGAAGCAGAAGTTCGCCATGATGTGATTGCCTTTCTCACCAATGTCAATGAATATGTCGGAGATGCCGGTCGTTATATTCATCTCGGATTAACCAGTTCTGACGTTTTAGATACTGCCCTAGCCCTACAATTAGTGGCCAGTTTAGACCTCATCCTAGAACGCTTAGAAGATCTCATTCAAACCTTACGTTACCAAGCCCAGCAACATCGCTATACGGTGATGGTTGGTCGTTCTCATGGTATTCATGCTGAACCGATTACCTTTGGTTTTAAACTAGCCGGTTGGTTAGCTGAAGTTCTCAGAAACCGCGATCGCCTGGTGCGTTTACGACAAACCATTGCTGTGGGTAAAATATCAGGGGCGGTGGGAACCTATGCCAATATTGATCCCAGGGTAGAAGCGATCGCCTGTCAGAAATTAGCACTAGAACCTGACACAGCTTCTACTCAAGTTATCTCTCGCGATCGTCATGCCGAATATGTTCAGCAATTGGCCTTATTAGGAGCCTCATTAGAACGCTTTGCCGTAGAAATTCGCAATTTGCAACGCACTGATGTATTGGAGGTGGAAGAGTACTTTTCCAAAGGACAAAAGGGTTCCTCGGCCATGCCCCATAAACGCAATCCGATTCGCTCCGAACGCTTAACGGGAATGGCGAGAATTGTTCGTGGTCATGCAGTGGCTGCGTTAGAGAATGTGGCTCTTTGGCATGAACGGGATATTTCCCATAGTTCAGTAGAGCGGGTGGTCTTTCCCGATAGCTGCATTTTGACCCACTTTATGTTGCAAGAGATGACCAACTTAGTCAAAAATCTGCTCATCTATCCCGAAAACATGAAGCGCAATATGAATGTCTATGGAGGAGTCATTTTTAGTCAGAAGGTGCTGTTAGCTCTTGTGGAAAAAGGCATGAGCCGAGAAGCGGCCTATCAAGTTGTTCAGGGTTCTGCCCATCAAGCCTGGAATCAAGAAGGTGGCGATTTTGAAGCCTTGATTCGTCAAGATCCCAAAATCACTCAATACCTAACACCCGCAGAAATCACCACTTGTTTTGATCCTCAAGAACATTTGAAAAATTTAGAGCAAATTTACCAACGCCTAGATATTTAA
- the proA gene encoding glutamate-5-semialdehyde dehydrogenase: MNHPDSLRILAQKTRQAALALGCLSLADRNQAIAAMAEALRVASPQILAANQADCEAAQGEGISKPLYDRLKLSESKLQATIAGVGDVEKLADPLGAITLHRELDEGLVLKRVACPLGVLGVIFEARPEALIQISSLAIKSGNGVILKGGKEALRSCQVLVEIIKQGLATTNVDPEVIQLLTTRAEIRELLTLDDYVDLIIPRGSNEFVRYIQENTRIPVLGHADGICHLYLDEAADFTKAIAITVDSKSQYPAACNAVETLLVNQAIAATLLPQLALALQEKQVVLKGDPITQTLINCEAATEEDWRTEYSDLILAIKVVDSLAAAIEHIHTYGSKHTEAIVTENQETAQLFLNQVDAAGVYHNCSTRFADGFRYGFGAEVGISTQKMPPRGPVGLEGLVTYKYQLQGNGQIVAHYSGSEAKAFSHRDLEL; the protein is encoded by the coding sequence ATGAATCATCCCGATAGTTTACGAATCCTTGCCCAAAAAACTCGTCAGGCGGCCTTGGCGCTGGGATGTCTTTCCCTGGCTGATCGTAATCAAGCGATCGCGGCTATGGCAGAGGCTTTAAGGGTGGCCAGTCCCCAAATTTTAGCAGCCAATCAAGCCGACTGTGAAGCAGCCCAAGGTGAAGGCATTAGTAAACCGCTTTATGATCGCTTAAAACTGAGTGAGAGCAAATTACAAGCGACGATTGCTGGGGTGGGGGATGTGGAAAAATTGGCCGATCCCCTGGGCGCGATCACACTGCATCGAGAATTAGACGAAGGATTAGTTCTCAAACGAGTGGCTTGTCCCTTGGGAGTGTTGGGGGTAATCTTTGAAGCTCGTCCTGAAGCTCTGATCCAGATCAGTAGTTTGGCGATTAAATCAGGAAATGGTGTCATTCTCAAAGGCGGCAAAGAAGCCCTTCGTTCCTGTCAGGTATTGGTAGAAATCATTAAGCAAGGATTAGCCACAACAAACGTTGATCCTGAGGTGATTCAACTCCTCACCACGAGGGCAGAAATTCGTGAATTATTAACCCTAGATGATTATGTGGATCTGATTATTCCTAGAGGCTCTAACGAATTTGTCAGATATATTCAAGAAAATACTCGTATTCCCGTCTTAGGTCATGCGGATGGTATTTGTCATCTGTATTTAGATGAAGCAGCCGATTTTACCAAGGCGATCGCCATTACCGTCGATTCTAAAAGCCAATATCCTGCGGCCTGTAATGCGGTGGAAACCTTGCTCGTTAATCAAGCCATTGCAGCTACTCTGTTACCCCAACTGGCCCTAGCTCTACAGGAAAAACAGGTCGTTTTAAAAGGAGATCCCATTACTCAAACACTCATTAATTGTGAGGCAGCAACAGAGGAGGATTGGCGTACCGAATATAGTGATTTAATTCTTGCTATTAAAGTCGTTGATTCTTTGGCCGCTGCCATTGAACATATTCATACCTACGGCTCTAAACATACTGAGGCGATCGTCACCGAAAATCAGGAAACTGCCCAACTATTTTTAAATCAAGTGGATGCGGCGGGCGTTTATCACAATTGCAGTACTCGTTTTGCCGATGGTTTCCGCTACGGTTTTGGAGCAGAAGTGGGAATTAGCACGCAGAAAATGCCGCCCCGTGGCCCCGTGGGCTTAGAAGGTCTTGTCACTTACAAATATCAACTTCAGGGCAATGGTCAAATTGTTGCTCACTATAGTGGTTCAGAGGCTAAAGCTTTTAGCCATCGAGATCTGGAACTTTAG
- a CDS encoding sugar transferase, with amino-acid sequence MTLEPPASDFAIRFVDQIPVITIPRRLTVLEAIRFKEVSCHLLETDLTSAWLILDFSLTQFMDSSGIGSLVQILRVAKSKNIQLVLLKVNPNVMSVLSMTGLDRVFTLQNSLDPLFSTTLPPHQPDANSAKIIAGTGTGGLQPPKTHPSIRSGLKRAVDIVGALVGLSITGLIFIPIAIAIKLDSKGPIFFAQTRCGWLGKTFKMLKFRSMCRNAEALKSQVPNEVEGAIFKNKNDPRITKVGKFLRQTSLDELPQFWNVLKGEMSLVGTRPPTPEEVDSYEVPAWQRLDVKPGMTGEWQVNGRSKIQNFEDVIKLDLRYQENWSHWYDLQLILKTIFILFHKNSGAV; translated from the coding sequence ATGACATTAGAGCCTCCTGCGTCGGATTTTGCGATTCGCTTTGTAGATCAAATACCCGTCATTACCATTCCTCGACGCTTAACCGTTCTTGAGGCAATCCGGTTTAAAGAAGTTTCTTGTCATCTGTTAGAAACGGATCTAACTTCTGCTTGGTTAATCCTGGATTTTAGTCTGACTCAATTTATGGACAGTAGCGGTATTGGCTCCCTGGTTCAGATTTTGAGAGTTGCTAAAAGTAAAAATATTCAATTAGTCTTGCTCAAGGTTAATCCCAATGTCATGTCGGTATTATCCATGACTGGACTGGATCGAGTTTTTACTCTTCAAAATAGTCTAGATCCTCTATTCTCTACGACGCTTCCACCTCATCAGCCGGATGCCAACAGTGCAAAAATAATCGCCGGTACTGGTACTGGTGGCTTACAACCCCCTAAAACCCATCCTTCCATTCGTTCTGGTCTGAAGCGCGCTGTCGATATTGTGGGAGCGTTAGTCGGTTTAAGTATCACGGGGCTGATTTTCATTCCGATCGCGATCGCTATCAAATTAGATAGTAAGGGGCCGATCTTTTTTGCCCAAACGCGCTGTGGTTGGCTGGGAAAAACCTTCAAAATGCTCAAATTCCGCTCCATGTGCAGAAATGCGGAAGCACTAAAATCACAAGTCCCGAATGAGGTGGAGGGGGCAATTTTCAAAAATAAAAATGATCCTCGTATTACCAAAGTGGGAAAATTTCTCCGACAAACTAGTTTAGACGAATTGCCTCAGTTTTGGAATGTTCTAAAAGGAGAAATGAGTTTAGTGGGGACAAGGCCACCCACCCCAGAAGAAGTGGATAGTTACGAAGTACCAGCCTGGCAACGTTTAGATGTGAAACCAGGGATGACGGGAGAATGGCAAGTGAATGGCCGCTCCAAAATTCAAAATTTTGAAGACGTAATTAAATTAGATTTACGTTATCAAGAGAACTGGAGTCATTGGTATGATTTACAGCTCATTTTAAAAACTATTTTCATCCTTTTTCATAAAAATAGTGGTGCAGTCTAA
- a CDS encoding DUF3318 domain-containing protein, with amino-acid sequence MTSYASATARAEMSELRRLKSLLPPELQSWVMVEGSTEINPPLIRSEELGRDEIEIQVDLAKWENLAIDQRNLLFWHEVARIQNDTIPREGWEMAALAIGLGGAVGELWVQDGLLLLLALALCGISGYRLWQKNNGDKKLKEAIDADEKAIALATRFGYTLPNAYKSLGSAFKAMIDQTPNRRQRKYYESRLQALRQSAAKMKAKTKPVGQV; translated from the coding sequence ATGACATCCTACGCATCTGCTACTGCAAGAGCCGAAATGAGTGAACTTCGGCGGCTAAAAAGCCTACTTCCACCTGAACTACAAAGTTGGGTCATGGTAGAGGGCAGCACGGAAATTAATCCGCCGTTAATTCGCTCAGAAGAGTTGGGGCGAGATGAAATCGAAATTCAAGTGGATTTGGCAAAGTGGGAAAATTTAGCGATCGATCAACGTAATTTGCTGTTCTGGCACGAAGTTGCCCGCATTCAAAACGATACCATTCCCCGTGAAGGTTGGGAGATGGCGGCCCTAGCCATTGGTTTAGGTGGTGCGGTAGGTGAGTTGTGGGTACAGGATGGTTTGTTGCTGCTTTTGGCTCTGGCCCTTTGCGGGATTTCCGGTTATCGGCTCTGGCAAAAAAATAATGGTGATAAAAAACTGAAAGAAGCGATTGATGCAGACGAAAAGGCGATCGCCCTAGCCACCCGTTTCGGTTATACCTTACCCAATGCCTATAAAAGTCTGGGCAGTGCCTTTAAAGCCATGATTGACCAAACCCCCAATCGTCGTCAACGGAAATATTATGAATCCCGCCTCCAGGCTCTCAGACAAAGTGCCGCTAAAATGAAAGCTAAAACCAAACCAGTGGGTCAAGTGTAA
- the rsmH gene encoding 16S rRNA (cytosine(1402)-N(4))-methyltransferase RsmH, with amino-acid sequence MITGLAIQPQGNYLDATVGAGGHSLAILQAFPELRLTVIDRDAQAIAVVREKFQSFGERVSFWQGNFGDFPGQAQQFDGIIADLGVSSPQLDQAERGFSFRQEAPLDMRMDQGQSLSAQEIINHWQEVELAKIFFEYGEERLSRRIARQIVQNRPFSTTTTLAEAIARCVPAKYRYGRIHPATRVFQALRIAVNDELGSLERFLAQAPQWLKPQGRLGIISFHSLEDRLVKHRFRESPWLQVLTKKPILPSSLEQNQNPRSRSAKLRWAESTGETEKKI; translated from the coding sequence ATGATCACTGGGTTAGCGATTCAACCCCAGGGGAATTATTTGGATGCCACTGTTGGGGCAGGCGGTCATAGTCTAGCTATTCTTCAAGCCTTTCCTGAGCTTCGTCTCACGGTTATTGATCGAGATGCCCAGGCGATCGCCGTTGTGCGGGAGAAATTTCAGAGCTTTGGTGAACGGGTCAGTTTTTGGCAAGGGAATTTTGGGGATTTTCCAGGTCAGGCTCAACAATTTGACGGCATTATTGCTGATCTTGGAGTCAGTTCTCCCCAATTGGATCAAGCAGAGCGGGGATTTAGTTTTCGTCAAGAGGCTCCATTGGATATGCGCATGGATCAAGGCCAGTCCCTCTCAGCCCAGGAGATTATTAATCATTGGCAGGAAGTCGAATTGGCCAAAATTTTCTTTGAATATGGAGAGGAAAGATTATCTCGGCGTATTGCCCGTCAGATTGTCCAAAATCGTCCTTTTTCGACTACGACAACCCTGGCAGAGGCGATCGCCCGTTGTGTGCCAGCGAAATATCGCTATGGTCGCATTCATCCTGCTACCCGTGTTTTTCAGGCTCTACGCATTGCGGTAAATGATGAGCTAGGTTCCCTCGAACGATTTCTAGCCCAAGCTCCCCAATGGTTAAAACCCCAGGGCCGTTTGGGTATTATCAGTTTCCACAGTTTAGAAGACCGTTTAGTCAAACACCGTTTTCGAGAATCTCCCTGGCTTCAGGTGCTAACCAAAAAACCGATCTTGCCGTCTTCCCTGGAACAGAATCAGAATCCGCGATCGCGATCGGCTAAATTACGCTGGGCCGAGTCCACTGGTGAAACAGAAAAGAAAATCTAA
- a CDS encoding DUF4168 domain-containing protein, translated as MGILCGVVPEVAWHPSRLLFTPIAYSQEFSQTQISQYAQAILAIEVERKATYQKIQNLLGRVPPQIACNQKDSLSKLPKEAQVIVVSFCNQSKKIAKTSGLNPADFNAITEAARKNPSLKKRIQTMIIQIRTSSKVP; from the coding sequence ATGGGGATTCTTTGCGGTGTTGTTCCAGAAGTCGCCTGGCACCCTTCTCGCTTACTGTTTACCCCGATCGCCTACAGTCAAGAATTTAGCCAAACCCAGATTAGTCAATACGCTCAGGCCATTTTGGCGATCGAAGTGGAACGCAAAGCTACCTATCAAAAAATTCAAAATCTCCTCGGTCGAGTTCCGCCTCAAATTGCTTGTAATCAGAAAGATAGTTTAAGTAAATTGCCAAAAGAAGCTCAAGTAATTGTTGTTTCGTTCTGTAATCAGTCTAAAAAAATTGCCAAAACCAGTGGTTTAAATCCAGCCGATTTTAATGCGATTACGGAAGCGGCTAGAAAAAATCCTAGCCTGAAAAAACGGATTCAAACGATGATTATTCAAATTCGGACTTCTTCTAAAGTACCCTAG
- the ureE gene encoding urease accessory protein UreE: MSESILIATQKIPTAALSSSLPRLTLVLTAEERTRSRHHFELANGQSLLLRLPRGTVLKHLDYLETENNVVIEIQAKPEPVLTVTAGDRLTLLRAAYHLGNRHVPIEITPDYLRFSPDPVLEKMLHHLGLEIQAEIVPFFPEAGAYVHAH; the protein is encoded by the coding sequence ATGTCAGAATCCATCCTCATTGCGACTCAGAAAATACCTACCGCCGCCCTTAGCTCTTCACTTCCTCGCCTTACCCTTGTCTTAACGGCTGAAGAACGCACTCGCAGTCGTCATCATTTTGAATTAGCCAATGGTCAATCCCTATTATTGCGTTTACCCAGGGGAACGGTGCTTAAGCATCTTGATTATTTAGAAACTGAAAATAATGTGGTGATCGAAATTCAAGCTAAACCTGAACCTGTATTAACTGTCACCGCCGGCGATCGCCTCACCTTGTTAAGAGCCGCCTATCACCTAGGCAATCGCCATGTTCCCATCGAAATTACCCCCGATTACCTCCGCTTTTCCCCCGATCCGGTTCTAGAAAAAATGTTGCACCATTTAGGATTGGAGATCCAAGCTGAGATCGTCCCCTTTTTTCCTGAAGCAGGAGCTTATGTTCATGCTCATTAA
- a CDS encoding folate-binding protein, with translation MSTHSLETDLKTLTAIKEARTFYVPPQIGLLELKGADRDRFLHNQTTNNINALAVGCYCDTVFVNSTGRTLDLTRVYKQENALWVKTSPQRRQFLWEWMDRYLFPMDKVELTDLSNQFTCMSLVGPTVAEALQSLDFPLPEVNQFVTVPLGTDPVLLTASNDLDLPGYTLIVPLTALPPLENLLLEKGFLTISDRLWEHCRIMQGRPIPDQELTEYYNPLEAGLWRTVSFEKGCYIGQETIARLNTYKGVKQRLWGVQLSEVVSPGTVVTIGAEKVGILTSMTDLEMPFGLAYIRTKAGGEGLQVQLGNASGKVVAVPFLSHEYYQPNR, from the coding sequence ATGTCAACCCATTCCCTAGAAACTGACCTTAAAACCCTGACTGCTATTAAGGAAGCTAGAACCTTCTATGTTCCGCCTCAAATCGGTTTATTAGAACTAAAAGGAGCCGATCGCGATCGCTTTTTACATAACCAAACAACAAATAACATTAATGCCTTAGCGGTTGGTTGTTATTGTGATACCGTTTTTGTCAATTCCACTGGCAGAACCCTCGATTTGACGAGAGTTTATAAACAAGAAAATGCACTTTGGGTCAAAACCTCTCCTCAACGACGACAATTTTTGTGGGAATGGATGGATCGTTATCTTTTTCCAATGGATAAGGTGGAGTTAACAGATCTTTCCAATCAATTTACCTGCATGAGTTTAGTTGGGCCAACCGTAGCGGAAGCTTTACAATCCCTAGACTTTCCATTACCTGAAGTCAATCAATTTGTCACCGTTCCCTTGGGGACTGATCCAGTGCTACTAACGGCCAGCAATGATCTCGATTTACCTGGCTATACCTTGATTGTTCCCCTCACAGCCCTACCCCCGCTAGAGAATTTACTCCTTGAAAAAGGTTTTCTTACCATCAGCGATCGCCTCTGGGAACATTGTCGCATTATGCAGGGCAGACCGATACCTGATCAAGAATTGACGGAATATTATAACCCTTTGGAAGCAGGACTATGGCGAACAGTATCTTTTGAGAAAGGCTGTTATATTGGTCAAGAAACCATTGCTCGCTTAAATACCTATAAAGGAGTTAAACAAAGACTGTGGGGAGTGCAATTAAGCGAAGTCGTATCGCCTGGCACGGTAGTAACCATCGGAGCAGAAAAGGTGGGTATTTTAACCAGTATGACTGACTTAGAAATGCCCTTTGGTTTGGCCTATATTCGCACCAAAGCCGGTGGTGAAGGTTTACAAGTTCAGTTAGGAAATGCTTCGGGAAAAGTGGTTGCTGTGCCTTTTTTAAGCCATGAATACTATCAGCCCAATCGTTAA